A window of Cryptomeria japonica chromosome 3, Sugi_1.0, whole genome shotgun sequence contains these coding sequences:
- the LOC131874277 gene encoding uncharacterized protein LOC131874277, whose product MALLAYNRALKLSTTGIPVSGIGFIGELASNASKHGEHRCYVSTRTSHHMWRSNIILSKGLRNLEGEDMLSSQLLLKGIATACNVSMDPLMELQENEIINEFKQSFDEDQELEELISGQIRMKVYSFDKGHVPEHG is encoded by the coding sequence ATGGCTTTATTAGCATATAACCGTGCATTAAAACTTTCTACGACGGGAATTCCAGTATCGGGCATTGGTTTTATTGGAGAACTAGCATCTAATGCTTCAAAGCATGGAGAGCATAGGTGTTATGTATCTACAAGAACATCACACCATATGTGGAGATCTAATATCATACTTTCAAAGGGGTTAAGGAACCTTGAGGGAGAAGACATGCTATCAAGTCAGCTTCTACTCAAGGGAATTGCTACTGCGTGCAATGTCTCAATGGACCCACTTATGGAGTTGCAAGAGAATGAGATAATTAATGAGTTCAAacagtcttttgatgaagatcaaGAATTGGAGGAACTTATCTCTGGGCAAATACGCATGAAAGTTTACTCTTTTGATAAAGGACATGTTCCAGAGCATGGCTGA